One genomic segment of Novisyntrophococcus fermenticellae includes these proteins:
- the recG gene encoding ATP-dependent DNA helicase RecG, which translates to MKTEGSIRSLKGIGEKTERLFAKVGVASLQQLLHYYPRDYDSYGNPVSLKDLKTKQKQAVRATLTKVPERRGFRNKILITVVLIDGSSRLQLTWFNMPFLRNTLKKGETYVFRGLVQEKKGRIVMEQPEIFSDTAYEGVGGQLMPVYALTAGLTNKMVTKAVRQLLEDKILEQEYLPDDIRKSFHLPEINFSIDQIHFPESRENLIAARRRLVFDEFLFFLLAISRMKESKESRLTEWKMKAVWKTEEVIEALPYTLTKAQTRVWNEIESDLKGHIRMSRLVQGDVGSGKTILAFLAMIMTAENGCQSALMVPTEVLARQHYEAMKDLLERNALTEYEPVLLTGSGTAKEKREIYNLITSGTSRMIIGTHALIQEKVEFQNLALVITDEQHRFGVKQREVLSKKGLSPHVLVMSATPIPRTLAIMLYGDLDISMVDELPAERLPIKNCVVDTGYRKTAYRFMKGQIASGRQVYIICPMVEASEELDAENVTDYTRQMKKEFGDEVCVEMLHGQMKPKEKNEIMERFASGEIQLLVSTTVVEVGVNVPNATVMLVENAERFGLAQLHQLRGRVGRGEHQSYCIFMHGDSSQETGKRLEVLNKSNDGFYIAEEDLKLRGPGDLFGIRQSGLMDFRLADIYQDAGILQEANRAVQEILEEDEQLEKPNNSQLKKTLEKYLIEEMDEISI; encoded by the coding sequence ATGAAGACAGAAGGTTCTATTCGCAGTCTGAAAGGAATCGGAGAGAAAACTGAGAGATTATTTGCAAAAGTTGGTGTGGCCAGTCTGCAGCAACTTTTGCATTATTATCCGCGGGACTACGATTCCTATGGAAATCCGGTTTCGCTTAAGGATTTGAAGACAAAACAGAAGCAGGCGGTGCGGGCGACTCTGACAAAGGTGCCGGAGCGCAGAGGATTTCGGAATAAGATATTGATTACAGTTGTACTGATTGACGGCAGCAGCAGATTGCAGCTGACTTGGTTTAACATGCCCTTTCTCCGCAATACTCTGAAAAAAGGTGAAACTTATGTATTCCGCGGACTGGTACAGGAGAAAAAAGGAAGAATCGTGATGGAGCAGCCGGAAATCTTCTCTGATACTGCTTATGAAGGCGTCGGAGGACAACTAATGCCGGTATATGCTCTTACAGCAGGGCTTACAAACAAAATGGTTACAAAGGCTGTTCGTCAGTTGCTGGAGGATAAGATACTGGAACAGGAATACCTTCCGGACGATATCAGAAAAAGCTTTCATCTGCCGGAGATAAATTTCTCCATTGACCAGATACATTTTCCGGAAAGCAGGGAAAATCTGATTGCAGCCAGAAGAAGACTGGTATTTGATGAATTCCTTTTTTTCCTTCTGGCTATTTCCCGAATGAAGGAGTCAAAAGAGAGCCGTCTGACCGAATGGAAGATGAAAGCCGTCTGGAAGACGGAGGAAGTGATAGAAGCACTTCCTTATACCTTAACGAAGGCTCAGACACGCGTATGGAATGAAATTGAATCCGATTTAAAAGGACATATCAGGATGTCGAGGCTGGTTCAGGGAGATGTAGGGAGCGGAAAGACCATTCTGGCTTTTCTGGCTATGATTATGACGGCTGAGAATGGATGCCAGAGTGCACTTATGGTTCCTACCGAAGTTTTGGCCAGACAACATTATGAAGCGATGAAAGATTTACTGGAACGAAATGCACTGACAGAATATGAGCCGGTACTTCTGACCGGTTCCGGAACAGCCAAAGAAAAGCGTGAGATTTACAATCTGATTACATCGGGTACATCCAGAATGATTATTGGAACGCATGCGCTGATCCAGGAGAAGGTGGAGTTTCAAAATCTGGCTTTGGTTATTACGGACGAGCAGCACCGGTTTGGAGTGAAGCAGAGGGAAGTCCTCTCAAAAAAAGGGCTTTCCCCTCATGTACTGGTCATGAGTGCAACACCTATACCCCGAACGTTGGCAATTATGTTATATGGAGACCTGGACATTTCTATGGTGGATGAACTTCCGGCAGAACGTCTTCCTATAAAAAACTGCGTAGTGGACACCGGATATCGTAAAACTGCGTATCGGTTTATGAAGGGACAGATTGCATCGGGCCGCCAGGTATATATTATTTGTCCGATGGTTGAGGCCAGCGAGGAACTGGATGCTGAAAATGTTACGGATTATACCAGGCAGATGAAAAAGGAATTCGGCGATGAAGTTTGTGTTGAGATGCTGCATGGCCAGATGAAGCCGAAAGAAAAAAATGAAATCATGGAGCGGTTCGCTTCGGGCGAGATACAGCTTCTGGTATCCACTACGGTAGTGGAGGTGGGTGTTAATGTACCAAACGCAACAGTAATGCTGGTAGAGAATGCAGAGCGATTCGGACTTGCACAGCTTCACCAGCTCAGAGGACGTGTTGGCAGAGGAGAACATCAATCCTACTGTATCTTCATGCACGGAGACAGCAGCCAGGAAACCGGAAAGAGACTGGAGGTTCTGAACAAATCCAATGATGGCTTTTATATAGCAGAAGAAGATCTTAAGCTTCGCGGGCCAGGGGATTTATTCGGAATCCGGCAGAGTGGACTCATGGATTTTCGGCTTGCGGACATTTATCAGGATGCTGGAATTCTGCAGGAGGCAAACCGGGCCGTGCAAGAGATCCTGGAGGAGGATGAACAGCTGGAGAAGCCAAACAATAGTCAGCTGAAAAAAACTCTGGAAAAATATCTAATAGAAGAGATGGATGAGATTTCTATCTGA
- a CDS encoding alpha/beta-type small acid-soluble spore protein, which yields MANRSSNTSAVPEAKGALNRFKYEVANEIGVPLSDGYNGNLTSKQNGSVGGYMVKKMIEAQERQMSGGSTGQY from the coding sequence ATGGCTAATCGTTCATCTAATACGAGCGCAGTACCAGAAGCAAAAGGAGCTTTAAATCGTTTTAAATATGAGGTCGCTAACGAAATTGGTGTACCGCTTTCAGACGGTTATAACGGTAACTTAACCTCCAAGCAGAATGGTTCTGTAGGTGGTTATATGGTTAAGAAAATGATCGAGGCTCAGGAACGCCAGATGAGTGGCGGATCCACCGGACAGTACTAA
- a CDS encoding methylglyoxal synthase — protein sequence MNIGIIAHNSKKTLIEDFCIAYKGILMKHEIYATGTTGRRIEEVTNLHVHKFLAGSIGGDKQFMEMIERGDMDMVIFFYNPIMINPKEPDVYTIIRCCDQYTIPVATNIATAESLILGLSRGDLDWREQLHGR from the coding sequence ATGAATATAGGAATTATTGCACACAATAGTAAAAAGACGCTGATAGAAGATTTTTGTATTGCGTATAAGGGAATTTTAATGAAGCATGAGATTTATGCAACCGGTACAACCGGCCGAAGAATTGAAGAGGTTACCAACCTTCATGTCCATAAATTTTTGGCAGGAAGTATCGGCGGTGATAAGCAGTTTATGGAGATGATTGAACGCGGGGATATGGATATGGTGATCTTTTTCTATAATCCGATTATGATCAACCCCAAAGAACCGGATGTATATACAATCATACGATGCTGTGATCAATATACCATACCGGTTGCGACGAATATAGCAACTGCGGAATCACTGATTCTGGGGCTTTCAAGAGGGGATCTGGACTGGAGAGAACAGCTCCATGGCAGGTAA
- the rsmD gene encoding 16S rRNA (guanine(966)-N(2))-methyltransferase RsmD: MRVIAGSCKSLPLQTIEGLDTRPTTDRIKETLFNMIQSGLEGSVFLDLFAGSGGIGIEALSRGAKEACFVEQNPKAAACIRENLRFTKLEQRGKVLQTDVRLAAGNFHDGPVFDYIFMDPPYDRGLEKEVLALLSGSECIDRDTTIIVEASLKTDFSYLEGFGFAIKKEKKYKTNKHVFLYRR, from the coding sequence ATGAGAGTGATAGCAGGAAGCTGTAAAAGTCTTCCTTTGCAAACGATAGAAGGACTGGACACAAGACCCACAACGGATCGTATCAAAGAAACATTGTTTAATATGATTCAATCCGGACTGGAAGGAAGTGTCTTTCTGGATTTGTTCGCCGGCAGCGGAGGGATTGGTATCGAGGCTTTGAGCAGGGGAGCAAAAGAAGCCTGCTTTGTTGAGCAAAATCCTAAGGCTGCTGCGTGTATCAGAGAAAACTTAAGATTCACAAAGCTGGAACAACGGGGAAAGGTGCTGCAGACGGATGTTCGTCTGGCAGCTGGAAACTTTCACGATGGTCCTGTATTTGATTATATCTTTATGGATCCGCCTTATGACAGAGGGCTGGAAAAGGAAGTTCTTGCGCTGCTTTCCGGCAGCGAATGTATAGATCGGGATACAACAATCATCGTAGAGGCATCCCTGAAAACCGACTTTTCATATCTGGAAGGTTTTGGATTTGCAATTAAAAAAGAAAAAAAGTACAAGACGAATAAACATGTTTTTTTATATCGACGATAG
- the coaD gene encoding pantetheine-phosphate adenylyltransferase: protein MKRAVYPGSFDPMTFGHLDVILRAAQLFDEVVIGVLNNSSKTPLFSVEERVNILKEATKDNPRIKVESFSGLSVDFAKACNANVIVRGLRAITDFEFELQMAQTNRELEPGVDTTFLITSLQYAYLSSTTVKEVAGFGGDISKFVPDFVAKEIYKKLSERECL from the coding sequence ATGAAAAGAGCCGTATATCCAGGCAGTTTTGACCCGATGACCTTCGGGCATCTGGATGTGATCTTGCGTGCAGCACAATTATTTGACGAGGTAGTCATCGGCGTTTTGAATAATTCTTCAAAAACGCCGTTGTTTTCTGTAGAAGAACGTGTTAATATACTAAAGGAAGCGACGAAGGACAATCCGCGCATAAAGGTGGAGTCTTTCAGTGGCTTATCCGTTGATTTTGCGAAAGCCTGTAATGCGAATGTAATCGTCAGAGGGCTTAGAGCAATCACTGATTTTGAATTTGAACTCCAGATGGCTCAGACGAACAGGGAGCTGGAACCTGGGGTGGATACTACATTTTTGATTACTTCACTTCAGTATGCATACTTAAGCTCCACTACGGTAAAAGAGGTGGCTGGATTTGGAGGCGATATCTCCAAGTTTGTACCGGATTTTGTGGCAAAAGAGATTTACAAAAAGTTGAGTGAAAGAGAATGTTTATAA
- a CDS encoding ATPase: MSSRIEQIIEEIEEYVESCRYQPLSTTKIVVNKEELEELLRELRLKTPDEIKRYQKIISNKDAILADAQTKADSMISEAQAKVQEMVTQSEIMQIAYAQANETVNDANMQAQQIIDSATQDANNIRLSAISYTDDMLANLSQIMSTTLSDTGEKYNAFIGSLQSCYDVVNKNRSELAPQTAQVSGAASSEEEDADDYESDADFNLDDDDE, encoded by the coding sequence ATGAGCAGCAGAATCGAGCAGATTATTGAAGAAATCGAAGAATATGTGGAGAGCTGTCGTTATCAGCCTCTGTCCACTACAAAGATTGTTGTCAACAAGGAAGAGCTGGAGGAACTGTTAAGAGAGCTTCGCCTGAAGACTCCTGATGAAATCAAGAGATACCAGAAAATTATCAGCAATAAAGATGCTATTCTGGCAGATGCACAGACAAAGGCAGACAGTATGATTTCTGAAGCGCAGGCAAAGGTTCAGGAGATGGTAACACAGAGCGAGATTATGCAGATTGCTTATGCACAGGCGAACGAGACAGTGAACGATGCCAATATGCAGGCACAGCAGATTATTGACTCGGCAACACAGGATGCCAACAACATCCGTTTGAGTGCGATTTCTTATACGGATGATATGCTGGCAAACCTGTCGCAGATTATGAGTACGACATTATCGGATACAGGTGAAAAGTATAATGCTTTCATTGGTTCTCTTCAAAGCTGTTATGATGTGGTGAATAAAAACCGAAGTGAACTGGCACCGCAGACTGCTCAGGTTTCCGGCGCTGCATCTTCAGAAGAAGAGGATGCGGACGATTATGAATCAGATGCAGACTTTAACTTAGATGATGATGATGAATAA
- a CDS encoding aminoacyl-histidine dipeptidase, whose translation MSILAGIKPERVFYYFEKICQIPHGSGNTKQISDYLVDFSKAHNLSYIQDGSNNVIIRKAASSGYEDAGGVILQGHCDMVCEKKAGSAHDFEKDPLQLEVDGDFISAKDTTLGGDDGIAVAYMLAILEDDTLVHPALECVITTDEEIGLLGANALDASVLKGRRLINLDSEEEGSIWVSCAGGMTANCTIPVTRSKVEGICLEVMIDGLSGGHSGAEIDKNRANSNLLMGRFLYGLGQCVPYALKSAEGGQKDNAIPRLSKALVVVEEEDMEAVISHASQLELKLKKEFKNTDDGIRLTVNKKDTGEFYVLSPVSREKLTFFLMNVANGIQKMSGSIAGLVETSCNLGIFSMPSDEESMFASLSVRSSVGSAKKALGDRICYLTEFLGGDYSVKGDYPAWEYRENSPLRDRMVKVYEEMYRKEPEVVAIHAGLECGLFYDRLDQLDCVSIGPDMKDIHTSEEKLSISSTASVYKYLLKVLAELK comes from the coding sequence ATGTCGATATTAGCAGGGATAAAGCCTGAGCGTGTGTTCTATTATTTTGAAAAAATCTGTCAGATACCTCATGGCTCCGGAAATACAAAACAGATTAGTGATTATCTTGTGGACTTTTCAAAGGCGCATAACCTTTCTTATATACAGGATGGAAGTAATAATGTGATCATACGTAAGGCTGCATCTTCCGGTTATGAAGATGCAGGGGGTGTTATATTGCAGGGACATTGCGATATGGTATGTGAAAAAAAGGCAGGATCGGCGCATGATTTTGAGAAAGATCCGCTTCAGCTGGAAGTGGACGGTGACTTTATATCTGCAAAAGATACCACGCTTGGTGGAGATGATGGAATTGCGGTGGCTTATATGCTTGCAATTCTGGAAGATGACACACTGGTGCATCCGGCTTTGGAATGTGTGATTACAACAGATGAAGAAATCGGACTTTTGGGTGCAAATGCTCTTGATGCATCTGTGCTTAAGGGGAGGAGACTGATAAACCTGGATTCCGAAGAAGAGGGCAGTATATGGGTATCCTGTGCAGGCGGTATGACCGCGAATTGTACGATACCGGTTACCAGATCGAAAGTAGAGGGAATCTGTCTGGAAGTAATGATAGATGGACTCTCAGGCGGGCATTCGGGAGCGGAAATTGACAAAAACCGGGCAAATTCAAATTTATTAATGGGCAGATTTCTCTATGGCCTGGGCCAGTGTGTTCCCTATGCGCTTAAAAGTGCAGAGGGCGGACAAAAGGATAATGCAATTCCGAGATTGTCCAAAGCCCTTGTCGTAGTGGAAGAAGAGGACATGGAAGCAGTGATATCTCATGCTTCGCAATTAGAACTGAAGTTGAAAAAAGAATTTAAAAATACGGATGACGGTATCAGGTTAACCGTGAACAAAAAGGACACAGGAGAATTTTACGTATTATCACCGGTCAGCAGAGAAAAACTGACATTTTTCCTGATGAATGTGGCCAATGGCATTCAAAAGATGAGCGGCTCGATTGCCGGTCTGGTGGAGACTTCCTGCAATCTGGGAATTTTCAGTATGCCATCCGATGAAGAATCGATGTTTGCTTCACTCAGTGTCAGAAGTTCCGTAGGCAGTGCAAAGAAAGCTTTGGGTGACAGAATTTGTTATCTCACAGAGTTCCTGGGTGGGGATTATAGCGTAAAAGGGGACTATCCGGCCTGGGAATATAGGGAGAATTCTCCACTGCGTGATCGGATGGTAAAAGTCTACGAAGAGATGTATCGAAAAGAACCGGAGGTAGTGGCGATCCATGCCGGACTCGAATGTGGTCTGTTTTACGACAGGCTGGATCAGCTGGACTGTGTTTCCATAGGCCCTGATATGAAAGATATCCATACATCTGAAGAGAAACTGTCGATTTCATCGACGGCAAGTGTTTATAAGTATCTGCTGAAAGTTTTGGCAGAACTGAAATAA
- a CDS encoding GTP pyrophosphokinase, translating to MDIQLWHEILEPYELAVQELVVKFRYLIKEHHEKGMYSPIENVTGRVKTVASILEKMQRKNISVENLEEQVEDIAGIRLICQFVEDIEKVTELIKKRSDIEIKGEKDYIRHMKDSGYRSFHLIVYYKVETLHGPKKLQVEIQIRTMAMDFWATIEHSLQYKYKSNIPQHIKERLSNAADAIISLDNEMSTVRSEIMDAQISSQIQMKLVTDILNNIENLYKLSNKREVAKIQDEFYRIYAMNDLQQLKRFHTQLDIIAEGYRAQAVTTDF from the coding sequence ATGGATATACAATTATGGCATGAAATACTGGAGCCTTATGAACTGGCAGTACAGGAACTTGTTGTGAAGTTCAGGTATCTGATCAAGGAACACCACGAAAAGGGAATGTATTCACCAATAGAGAATGTTACGGGCCGCGTCAAGACTGTTGCCAGCATCCTGGAAAAGATGCAGAGAAAGAATATCTCTGTAGAAAATCTGGAGGAGCAGGTAGAGGATATCGCCGGAATCCGTCTGATCTGTCAGTTTGTAGAGGATATAGAGAAGGTTACGGAACTTATAAAAAAGCGTTCCGACATTGAAATCAAAGGAGAAAAAGACTATATCAGACATATGAAAGACAGCGGTTATCGCAGCTTTCACCTGATTGTCTACTATAAGGTCGAGACGCTCCACGGCCCGAAAAAACTACAGGTGGAAATTCAGATTCGTACGATGGCCATGGATTTCTGGGCTACAATCGAGCATTCCCTGCAGTATAAATATAAATCCAATATTCCTCAGCACATCAAAGAACGCCTGAGTAATGCAGCCGATGCCATCATATCTCTGGATAATGAAATGTCCACGGTGAGAAGTGAAATTATGGATGCCCAGATTTCCTCTCAGATTCAGATGAAATTGGTGACAGATATTTTGAACAACATTGAAAACCTATACAAATTATCGAATAAACGGGAAGTTGCCAAGATTCAGGATGAATTTTATCGAATCTATGCAATGAATGATTTACAACAGCTGAAACGTTTTCATACGCAGCTGGATATTATAGCCGAAGGCTATCGGGCACAGGCCGTCACAACAGACTTTTGA